CGGATGGCCAGGCACCGAGGCGTTACTCCCTGCCGGGCTGTATGGCATATTTGCGCAGCTTCTCCACCAAAGTCGTGCGCCGCAGCCCCAGTCGTTCGGCGGCACGCGCCACCACTTGGTCACAGAGATCCAGGGCCTGCAAGATCAGGTTCCGTTCGATCTCCTCCAGATAATTCTTGAGATCAAAAGGGCCGTCGGGCAAACGATGTCCAAGCTCGCCAAGCTCCGCGACCGGCAACGCTGCATCCGGCTCCATCGCCCAAATCGTCCGCAAAGCGTCGCTTTCCGATTTGGCGTTCTTTGCGCTCTGCCAAATGTGTTGCGGCAAATCGGACAGCCGCACCTCCTCCCCAGCGCGGAGAATGCTCAGTCGTTCCACCAGATTCCGTAGCTCCCGCACATTCCCTGGCCAACAATGCTCGAGTAGGACCTGCTTCACTTCGGCAGACAGGCGAAAAGGCGCAAAACCATCTTCCTGCCGCTGCATCAAAAAATGCTCCAGCAGCAAAAAAAGATCGTCGCCACGCTGACGCAGAGGTGGCAATTCTACGGGAAAGATATTCAGACGGTAATAGAGATCCTCGCGAAACAAGCCGTCGCGAATGCGCGCCTCCAGGTCGCGGTGCGTCGCAGCGATGATGCGCACATCGGCATCCCGCGGCTTGCTGCCACCTACCCGCTCGTATTGGTGCTCTTGCAGAACGCGCAGCAATTTCACCTGCATTGACGGAGTCATTTCCGCTACTTCATCGAGAAAGAGCGTGCCGCCCTCCGCCAGCTCAAAACGCCCCTTACGCGTCAACAGGGCGCCGGTAAACGCCCCTTTTTCATGTCCAAAGAGCTCACTTTCCATCAACTCGGCGGGAATCGCACCGCAATTGATTGCCACAAAGGGGCCAGCGGCGCGGGTCGAGTGCCGGTGCAAGCATTGGGCAATCACCTCCTTGCCCGTCCCGGACTCTCCCAGGATCAACACCGTGCTGTCCGTCGCGGCGACCTTCCCCAAGAGCCGGGTCACATTGCGCAAGACCTCGCTACGCCCAACCAGTCCACAGCTTTCTCGCGACAAGGCACGGCGATCGGCGGGGTTCTGCGGCGCAGTGGTTTCGACAAGGCTTTCCATC
This sequence is a window from Acidithiobacillus sp. AMEEHan. Protein-coding genes within it:
- a CDS encoding sigma-54 dependent transcriptional regulator — its product is MMESLVETTAPQNPADRRALSRESCGLVGRSEVLRNVTRLLGKVAATDSTVLILGESGTGKEVIAQCLHRHSTRAAGPFVAINCGAIPAELMESELFGHEKGAFTGALLTRKGRFELAEGGTLFLDEVAEMTPSMQVKLLRVLQEHQYERVGGSKPRDADVRIIAATHRDLEARIRDGLFREDLYYRLNIFPVELPPLRQRGDDLFLLLEHFLMQRQEDGFAPFRLSAEVKQVLLEHCWPGNVRELRNLVERLSILRAGEEVRLSDLPQHIWQSAKNAKSESDALRTIWAMEPDAALPVAELGELGHRLPDGPFDLKNYLEEIERNLILQALDLCDQVVARAAERLGLRRTTLVEKLRKYAIQPGRE